One genomic segment of Erythrolamprus reginae isolate rEryReg1 chromosome 2, rEryReg1.hap1, whole genome shotgun sequence includes these proteins:
- the LOC139161688 gene encoding transforming protein RhoA gives MAAIRKKLVIVGDGACGKTCLLIVFSKDQFPEVYVPTVFENYVADIEVDGKQVELALWDTAGQEDYDRLRPLSYPDTDVILMCFSIDSPDSLENIPEKWTPEVKHFCPNVPIILVGNKKDLRNDEHTRRELAKMKQEPVKPEEGRDMANRISAFGYLECSAKTKDGVREVFEMATRAALQAKRGRKKTSCQLL, from the exons ATGGCTGCCATACGCAAGAAACTTGTCATTGTGGGAGATGGAGCTTGTGGAAAGACCTGCCTCCTTATTGTCTTCAGCAAGGACCAATTCCCAGAAGTCTATGTCCCTACTGTGTTTGAGAACTATGTGGCTGACATTGAAGTGGATGGAAAACAG GTAGAACTTGCTCTGTGGGATACAGCTGGACAAGAAGACTATGACCGCCTGAGACCCCTCTCTTATCCAGATACAGATGTTATCCTCATGTGCTTCTCCATTGACAGCCCTGACAGTTTAG AGAACATCCCTGAGAAGTGGACTCCAGAGGTCAAGCACTTCTGTCCCAATGTGCCTATCATCTTGGTAGGAAACAAGAAGGATTTGCGTAATGATGAACACACACGTCGGGAGTTAGCCAAGATGAAGCAG gaACCAGTGAAGCCAGAGGAGGGCAGGGATATGGCCAACAGGATTAGTGCTTTTGGCTACCTGGAATGTTCTGCCAAAACAAAAGATGGAGTCCGGGAAGTGTTTGAGATGGCAACCCGAGCTGCCCTACAAGCCAAACGTGGGCGCAAGAAGACCTCGTGCCAATTGCTCTAA